GTCCAGGGCTTGGGTGGCCTTCTGGTACGCGGAAGGACCTACGCCCAACTTGCCGGCGAGCGCGTTGATCAGCGCTCCCCGGAGGGTATAGGCGGGCACGTAGAGCCGGGTGCGGTTGAGGGAACCCGCGGGCGCGGTCCCCAGATGCAAGGGCGAGCGAAGCCGCCACACCCAGCGGTAGAGCTCCCACTTCATGCGGCGCCCTCGTCTCTAGCTTTCACGTGGTATCGGGCGTAGGCTAAGGCCGTGCGCAGGAGGTCGCGGGCGAAGAGGAGCTTGTCCAGATCCTCCGAAAGCTTCTTTACCGCCTCCAGGATGTCACGGGTCTCCTGGAGCTCTTTCGCGAACACGTCCTTCAAGAAGGCCAAGGACTTTTCTGCCATTGGGCCCGCCACCTTTTCTTGCCTCGCCTTGAGGTAAAGGAACATGGCGTACGGCCCCTGTTCCTCCAAGACGGCGAGGGCTGCGTTGAGCACTTTCTCTTCTATAGGCTTGCCCCGTTGGTCCCGGACCGAGGCCAGCTGTCGCCCCAACTCGGCACACCGGATGTCCAGGTTCATCATGGCTGGCCACCCCCTCCTTGGCCTGCGGGTGAACCGTTGCAGGGCGGAACGGGTCGGCCCTCGTACACCACCTTAACCCGCCCCATACCACGGGTGCCCATGCCGCCGATGCCCAGGTGCTCCAGGTAGGGGTGGGCTTTCTGGGCTACCTCGTGAACCCCTTGCGGGTCAGAGACCGCCGTAATCTTTTGCCCGCTAATCTGGAAGTGGGCAGGGTTCTTGGCGATGATCTCCCACACCAGCACCGTGCCCCGCGGCAGGGCCTCATAGGAGAACAGCGCCCCCTCCTCTGCCGCCCCGGTTTCCGGGTTGATGGAGACGGAGGTGCGCACCTCCAGGTTGCTGTTGACGATGTGGGAGAAGAGACTGTCGGGCACGAGGGCAAGGCGGGATTGGATGTATTCCGGAACGCACAACT
This region of Thermus thermophilus genomic DNA includes:
- a CDS encoding RAMP superfamily CRISPR-associated protein, encoding MCVPEYIQSRLALVPDSLFSHIVNSNLEVRTSVSINPETGAAEEGALFSYEALPRGTVLVWEIIAKNPAHFQISGQKITAVSDPQGVHEVAQKAHPYLEHLGIGGMGTRGMGRVKVVYEGRPVPPCNGSPAGQGGGGQP